The Miscanthus floridulus cultivar M001 chromosome 17, ASM1932011v1, whole genome shotgun sequence genome has a window encoding:
- the LOC136515644 gene encoding uncharacterized protein produces the protein MASNFRVEHINFYVADFNTAYHAILGRLALAKFMAIPHYVYLVLKMPTPARLLALQANLSITYACEIESLSLAEATDLSIQMASMVTNAKMVPADDLEIPALEPPRASAKSKETKELPTTLRSMKHVSMDFV, from the exons ATGGCTAGCAACTTCCgtgttgagcacatcaacttctacgtcgccgacttcaacaccgcctaccatgccatacttggtcggctagctctggccaagttcatggccataccacactatgtCTATCTGGTATTGAAGATGCCCACGCCTGCAAGACTTCTGGCTCtgcaggccaacctctccatcacctatgcTTGTGAAATAGAGAGTCtctccctcgccgaagccaccgacctctccatccagatggccagtatGGTCACCAACGCCAAGATGGTGCCCGCCGATGACCTTGAGATCCCAGCACTGGAGCCTccacgtgcctccgccaagtctaaggaaacgaaggag CTTCCAACAACACTACggagtatgaagcatgtctccatggacttcgtatag